The following proteins are co-located in the Palaemon carinicauda isolate YSFRI2023 chromosome 30, ASM3689809v2, whole genome shotgun sequence genome:
- the LOC137623488 gene encoding pro-resilin-like, which translates to MNSKVLFILSLVAISAADKQPRELYGPPKVRPSSDTITEEASSEYQSEESTEAANYNFEFAVEDGYSGADFNHQEEREEDNTQGSYSVQLPDGRRQTVKYYINGDSGYVAEVTYEGEAQYYEPEESEESEESSESAPIYEAPKPKSKPATQRPSYSAPKPEESEEEKEEEKPKASYGPPSKSYGAPQ; encoded by the exons ATGAACTCAAAG GTTCTTTTCATCCTGTCCTTGGTTGCAATTTCTGCAGCTGATAAGCAGCCAAGAGAGCTTTATGGACCACCTAAGGTAAGGCCTAGTtcagatactata ACAGAAGAAGCCTCTTCTGAATACCAATCCGAGGAATCTACCGAAGCTGCTAACTACAACTTCGAATTCGCCGTGGAAGACGGCTACTCCGGAGCTGACTTCAACCACCAGGAAGAACGGGAGGAAGATAATACTCAAGGGTCTTACAGCGTCCAACTTCCTGACGGACGTCGCCAAACTGTCAAGTATTACATCAACGGAGACTCCGGCTATGTAGCagaggtcacttacgagggagaaGCCCAGTACTATGAACCTGAGGAATCCGAGGAATCTGAAGAGTCTTCGGAGTCAGCCCCCATTTATGAAGCCCCAAAACCGAAGTCAAAGCCTGCTACCCAAAGACCCTCTTATTCCGCCCCCAAACCAGAGGAAtcggaggaagaaaaggaagaagagaaacCAAAGGCTTCTTATGGGCCACCTAGCAAATCCTACGGAGCCCCTCAATGA